The Kluyveromyces lactis strain NRRL Y-1140 chromosome D complete sequence genome has a window encoding:
- a CDS encoding choline/ethanolamine kinase (similar to uniprot|P20485 Saccharomyces cerevisiae YLR133W CKI1 choline kinase), which yields MIDLRPTRSIEKGDATYIRSRSHSKTRKPSLPRRNSSSRSIKTIPIELEKEGPATPQSLVLGESISVPYVKSTLDISLPHDLLQEDFKNLIIALRVKHWYKHDLDASMLRFTRISGAMTNAIFKVEYDNLPSLLVRVYGPNVESVIDREYELQVLARLSIQHIGPSLYGCFENGRIEQFLENSHTLTKSDIRDWKTSQRIARRMKELHSGVPLLSKELKDEPATWKRIEKWTNTLAKSSWIQDNDNINKYLMVSSWDQFLSIVAKYKKWLQQKPSYRKLVFCHNDAQYGNLLFAAPVIPVTADSEISQSVSNLSISESNSSLFPSSSHVSLEEIINPSIQEQAQDAKLVVIDFEYGGPNPPAFDLANHLSEWMHDYNCSTPYVVFHDRFPTHEEMLNFIYSYLSHLNPKRKHMEEEVCELYNDILDWRGSVSLHWALWGIIQSGELTTEIDESEKTEEGPGGEKYIITVDKLSSPTIDGDDSGEEENAGVDIDTFEYLLYSKNKLEIFYSDLIQLNVIDKSEVLNADDLKVIKMRRL from the coding sequence ATGATTGACTTACGTCCTACTCGttctattgaaaaaggGGATGCTACCTATATTCGCTCGAGATCTCATAGTAAAACTAGAAAACCTTCACTGCCACGGAGGAATTCTTCCTCCAGATCTATCAAGACCattccaattgaattagagaaagaaggGCCAGCTACGCCACAATCTCTTGTTTTAGGCGAAAGTATCTCAGTACCATATGTTAAAAGTACCTTGGACATATCACTTCCACATGATCTATTGCAAGAAGATTTTAAAAACTTGATCATAGCTCTCCGTGTCAAACATTGGTATAAACATGATCTTGATGCCAGCATGTTAAGATTTACAAGAATAAGTGGTGCGATGACCAACGCTATATTCAAAGTAGAGTACGATAATCTGCCATCTTTGCTTGTCCGAGTGTACGGTCCTAATGTTGAATCTGTCATTGACAGGGAATACGAGTTACAAGTGTTGGCAAGATTGTCAATTCAGCATATCGGACCTTCGTTGTATGGCTGTTTCGAAAATGGTAGAATTGAGCAGTTCTTGGAGAACTCGCATACGTTGACCAAATCAGACATTAGAGATTGGAAAACTTCGCAGCGTATTGCTAGAAGAATGAAAGAGTTACATTCGGGTGTACCGTTGCTCtcgaaagaattgaaggatGAGCCTGCTACATGGAAACGCATAGAAAAATGGACGAATACTTTAGCTAAGAGTTCTTGGATCCAAGACAACGATAACATCAATAAATACCTTATGGTATCAAGTTGGGACCAGTTTTTATCAATTGTAGCGAAGTACAAGAAATGGTTACAACAAAAGCCTTCGTATAGGAAACTAGTCTTTTGTCATAATGATGCACAATACGgtaatcttctttttgCTGCCCCAGTTATACCCGTTACAGCAGACTCGGAAATTTCACAATCAGTCTCAAACTTATCAATATCTGAGTCGAACTCATCTTTATTCCCATCATCTAGTCATGtctctttggaagaaatcataAATCCATCAATTCAAGAACAGGCGCAAGACGCCAAATTGGTGGTTATTGACTTTGAATACGGTGGACCTAACCCACCTGCTTTTGACTTGGCCAATCACCTATCCGAGTGGATGCATGATTATAACTGTTCTACCCCATATGTTGTTTTCCATGACCGGTTCCCAACTCACGAAGAAATGCTAAATTTCATCTACTCTTATTTATCACATTTGAATCCTAAGAGGAAACATATGGAGGAAGAAGTATGTGAACTATATAACGACATTTTAGATTGGAGAGGGAGTGTTTCTTTACATTGGGCATTATGGGGGATTATCCAATCTGGTGAACTGACTACTGAAATAGACGAAAGTGAAAAGACAGAAGAAGGTCCTGGAGGTGAGAAATATATTATTACTGTTGACAAGTTATCCTCTCCTACCATCGATGGTGATGACTCAGGCGAAGAGGAAAATGCAGgtgttgatattgatacTTTTGAGTACCTATTATATTCTAAGAACAAGCTGGAGATCTTCTATTCAGATCTCATCCAACTCAATGTCATTGATAAAAGCGAAGTTTTGAATGCTGATGATCTCAAGGTGATAAAAATGAGACGCTTGTAA
- the KGD2 gene encoding dihydrolipoyl transsuccinylase (some similarities with uniprot|P19262 Saccharomyces cerevisiae YDR148C KGD2 Dihydrolipoyl transsuccinylase a component of the mitochondrial alpha-ketoglutarate dehydrogenase complex which catalyzes a step in the tricarboxylic acid (TCA) cycle the oxidative decarboxylation of alpha-ketoglutarate to succinyl-CoA), with amino-acid sequence MLRSSTRVAVKSALHKPLVRCATVSQLEAVRSFSSSRISSDISSRNGSFNAVSRRSSGPFQFRCSPSQLNTRFMAVRHATSVPVPPMAESLTEGSLKEYTKKVGDFIEKDELLATIETDKIDVEVISPISGTIAKLNFSPDDTVTVGEEIAQIEPGEAPAGGAAASESSSASAPAAEEQQQQAAPKKEEQPATPKKEEKAAAPAPKKEEKPAAAAPKKTEVDSSATESSTPSFTQFSRNEHKVKMNRMRMRIAERLKESQNTAASLTTFNEVDMSAVLEMRKLYKDEIIKTKNVKFGFMGLFSKACTLAAKDIPAVNGAISGDQILYRDYTDISIAVATPKGLVTPVVRNAESLSVLEIEQEIVRLGKKARDGKLTLEDMAGGTFTISNGGVFGSLYGTPIINMPQTAVLGLHGVKERPVTVNGQIVSRPMMYLALTYDHRLLDGREAVTFLRTVKELIEDPRKMLLA; translated from the coding sequence ATGTTAAGGAGTTCTACTAGAGTTGCAGTTAAATCTGCTTTGCACAAGCCTTTGGTTCGTTGTGCTACTGTTTCACAATTAGAAGCGGTTAGAAGTTTTAGTTCAAGCCGAATTTCTTCCGATATCTCTTCAAGAAATGGATCTTTTAACGCCGTGAGTCGTCGTTCTTCTGGTCCATTCCAATTCCGTTGTTCCCCTTCTCAGTTGAACACTAGATTCATGGCAGTTCGTCATGCTACTTCTGTGCCGGTTCCTCCTATGGCTGAATCGTTGACTGAAGgttctttgaaggaataCACTAAGAAAGTCGGAGATTTCATCGAAAAGGACGAACTGTTGGCTACTATCGAAACCGATAAGATCGACGTCGAAGTCATTTCTCCTATCTCCGGTACCATTGCGAAGTTGAACTTCTCTCCAGATGATACTGTTACCGTTGGTGAAGAGATTGCTCAAATTGAGCCAGGTGAAGCTCCTGCTGGCGGTGCTGCCGCTTCAGAGTCCTCTTCCGCTTCTGCACCTGCTGCTGAAgaacagcaacaacaggCTGCTCCTAAGAAGGAAGAGCAACCAGCCACtccaaagaaggaagaaaaggcCGCTGCTCCAGCTCCAAAGAAGGAGGAAAAACCAGCCGCTGCTGCTCCAAAGAAGACTGAAGTTGACTCATCTGCTACTGAATCCTCTACCCCATCTTTCACTCAATTCTCCCGTAACGAACATAAGGTCAAGATGAACCGTATGAGAATGAGAATCGCTGAAAGATTAAAGGAATCTCAAAACACTGCTGCTTCTTTGACCACTTTCAACGAAGTTGACATGTCCGCTGTCTTGGAAATGAGAAAATTATACAAAGATGAAATCATCAAGACTAAGAACGTTAAATTCGGTTTCATGGGTCTTTTCTCTAAGGCTTGTACTTTGGCCGCTAAGGATATTCCAGCTGTAAATGGTGCTATCTCCGGAGATCAAATCCTTTACCGTGATTACACCGATATCTCTATCGCTGTCGCTACTCCAAAGGGTTTGGTTACCCCAGTGGTTCGTAACGCTGAATCATTGTCTGTTTtagaaattgaacaagaaattgtCAGATTGGGTAAGAAGGCCAGAGATGGTAAGTTGACTTTGGAAGATATGGCTGGTGGTACTTTCACCATCTCTAACGGTGGTGTCTTCGGTTCATTGTACGGTACCCCAATCATTAACATGCCACAAACGGCTGTTTTAGGTTTGCACGGTGTTAAGGAAAGACCTGTCACTGTTAATGGTCAAATCGTCTCTAGACCAATGATGTACTTGGCTTTGACTTATGACCATAGGTTGTTGGATGGTAGAGAGGCTGTTACTTTCTTGAGAACTGTCAAGGAATTGATTGAAGATCCAAGAAAGATGCTTTTGGCTTAA
- the SLX4 gene encoding Slx4p (weakly similar to uniprot|Q12098 Saccharomyces cerevisiae YLR135W SLX4 Subunit of a complex with Slx1p that hydrolyzes 5' branches from duplex DNA in response to stalled or converging replication forks function overlaps with that of Sgs1p-Top3p) translates to MHDELEKAGRHLLMVNDHLSEDSVEQGDICMTQVPTMFSDDEDQDEEQETEIPPEEGDDDILISTQVQGAIDELNHQETVVHTFRNVLSRFALETQDQADIPLVSSKKVPVKKVIKSSKVKQPTARLQKRIKSITQFNTDNWESNRVKDRAQKMISILSGKSAKVKKLVSKLDSEASADAESLQDSHPTQFAPFNESEWQHIVGLLREKLPKVSRSELNSVQQYVYGADEQHNLWKASQLSPEKQISSQCSDGESETILPSLTLDNNAPVYTLSQLVEGESSNNRCSTEDGLRFKPISNPSSVIEQELPISIDVPSSETDVPSQIADSCDSGSIISFEELSFMIQDKNKADVDYDIPCYLPPDSKTLPTGEKTKREYSRANINDQLINISQTSYDVVSSIVSPMKAQRTGTIQVPATRTTTFQDQQQQNQQQASKPANVVKIYVDSNRDSNDVFASVKGEVDTQEQESLSTLTTSMLHDDNNEIVIDSEDERGSYSIMEVHDAPQTHLGQFPSLRKSQSQKLKTPVSATDSLDSQLQPALLTTQNASPNTAKLRRSFKVIGLKPCKNKVQMLQVWETLESKFPGSSDEDRSIQLKQFLTDLIVQNRDESALLMEQIYTFEPIRYEQLKEWLVSLNSFTELIDDSFIKNWADLNGIVFRNDTENPLLSQSQSQSQSRLLSQSLSQLQSPSLSP, encoded by the coding sequence ATGCATGATGAGTTGGAAAAAGCTGGTAGGCATTTGCTGATGGTGAACGATCATTTGTCTGAAGATTCAGTGGAACAGGGTGATATTTGCATGACTCAGGTTCCTACTATGTTCAGCGATGATGAGGATCAAGATGAGGAGCAGGAGACTGAGATTCCACCGGAGGAaggtgatgatgatattctGATCTCTACTCAAGTCCAAGGTGCCATAGATGAACTGAACCACCAGGAGACTGTGGTGCACACCTTCCGCAATGTTCTGTCAAGATTTGCGCTGGAAACACAAGATCAAGCGGATATTCCACTGGTGTCTTCCAAAAAAGTGCCAGTCAAGAAAGTGATAAAATCCTCAAAGGTCAAGCAGCCGACAGCACGATTgcagaaaagaatcaaGAGTATTACCCAGTTCAATACAGATAATTGGGAATCAAATAGAGTGAAGGATAGGGCtcagaagatgatttcgATTCTTTCGGGTAAATCTGCCAAGGTTAAAAAATTGGTGTCGAAATTGGACTCGGAGGCATCTGCAGATGCGGAAAGTTTACAGGATTCTCATCCGACACAATTTGCGCCCTTTAATGAATCAGAATGGCAACATATCGTTGGCCTCCTACGAGAAAAATTACCAAAAGTTTCTAGAAGCGAGCTAAACTCGGTACAGCAATACGTATACGGTGCTGATGAACAGCACAATCTTTGGAAAGCGTCTCAGTTATCCCCAGAAAAGCAGATATCTTCTCAGTGCTCAGATGGAGAGTCTGAGACTATTCTTCCAAGTTTAACGTTGGATAACAATGCGCCTGTGTATACGTTGTCTCAACTTGTCGAAGGAGAAAGCAGTAATAACCGGTGCTCAACGGAAGATGGATTGAGGTTCAAACCGATCTCGAACCCAAGCTCTGTCATCGAACAGGAACTACCAATTAGCATAGACGTGCCTTCATCTGAGACGGATGTACCGTCTCAGATAGCCGATTCATGCGATAGCGGGTCTATCATTAGCTTTGAAGAGCTGAGTTTCATGATTCAAGACAAGAACAAGGCAGACGTCGATTACGATATACCATGCTATTTACCACCAGATTCCAAGACTTTACCCACTGGTGAGAAAACGAAAAGGGAATATTCCAGGGCAAACATAAACGATCAACTGATAAACATATCACAAACGTCTTACGATGTAGTGTCCTCCATCGTATCTCCAATGAAGGCCCAAAGAACCGGGACTATTCAGGTGCCCGCAACGAGAACTACTACCTTTCAAgaccaacaacaacagaatCAGCAACAAGCTTCAAAACCTGCTAATGTCGTCAAGATATATGTTGATAGCAATAGGGACTCTAATGACGTTTTCGCCAGTGTTAAGGGGGAGGTAGATACGCAAGAGCAAGAAAGTTTGTCTACTTTAACTACTTCTATGTTGCATGATGATAATAACGAAATTGTTATAGATAGCGAAGATGAAAGAGGTAGCTATTCCATTATGGAGGTTCATGATGCTCCTCAAACTCATCTTGGCCAGTTCCCCTCTCTACGGAAATCTCAATctcaaaaattgaaaaccCCAGTTTCAGCCACAGATTCTCTAGATTCACAACTTCAGCCTGCCCTACTCACAACACAAAATGCATCTCCGAACACCGCGAAGCTACGAAGGTCTTTCAAGGTGATCGGATTAAAACCTTGTAAGAACAAAGTTCAGATGTTGCAAGTATGGGAGACATTGGAATCCAAATTCCCGGGGTCCTCAGATGAGGATAGATCAATTCAACTCAAGCAATTCCTCACGGACCTTATAGTACAAAATCGTGATGAATCTGCATTATTAATGGAACAAATATACACTTTTGAGCCTATTCGTTACGaacagttgaaagaatggCTAGTATCCTTGAACTCATTCACTGAACTAATCGACGATagttttatcaaaaattggGCAGATTTA